One Skermanella sp. TT6 genomic window, GGCGAGATCGAGGACGAGCACGACGACGCGGAGGAGCCGATGCTGGTGACCCGCCCGGACGGCACGATGCTGGCCGACGCCCGCGTCCCGATCGACGATTTCCTGAGCCTCGTCGGCCCCGTCCTGGACGACGGGGAGCGGGAGGACTTCGACACGCTCGGCGGCCTCGTGTTCAACCTCGCCGGCCGCGTGCCGAGCCGGGGCGAACTGCTCAAGCATCCCTCGGGCCTGGAGTTCGAGGTGGTGGACGCCGATCCGCGGCGGATCAAGCGCCTGCGGGTCCGCAACCTTCCGGAGCCCGTCGACGCCACCCATGGATGACGCTTCCGTGCGCCTCCGGGGTCGGGGCGGAAGCGCGGACGACGCGGCGGCAGGAGGCGCGGCGCCGCGGGAAGGGATGCTGCGCCTCGCGGCGCGGGTGTCCGCCCTGGCCGGCTGGCGCCGCTACCTCGCCGCGGCGGCGTTCGGCGGCCTCGCGACCCTGGCCCTGCCTCCGGCCTTCGCCGTGCCCGTGCTGCTGCTGGCCTTTCCCGGCCTGCTCTGGCTGCTCGACGGCGCGGCGACCCGCCGGGCCGCCTTCTTCACCGGCTGGTGGTTCGGCTTCGGGCATTTCCTGCTCGGCCTCTACTGGATCTCCTTCGCGCTGCTGACCGACATCGACCGCTTCTGGTGGATGATGCCGTTCGCCGCGGCGGGGCTGCCGGCGCTGCTCGCCGTCTTCGTCGGGCTGGCGACGCTGGGACTGCACGTCCTGGCCCGGCGGCTGCGCCTGGGCGGGCTTGCGCGCGTGCTCGCCTTCGCGATGCTGTGGACGGTGGCGGAGTATCTGCGCGGGCATGTCCTGACCGGCTTCCCCTGGAACCTGATCGGGTATTCCTGGGTGGGATTCCTGCCGGTCCTCCAAAGCGTCGCGGTGATCGGCACCTATGGCCTGGGTCTCCTGACGGTCGCGGTCGCCGCCACGCCGGCCCTGTTCGGCGACCCCGCCGAGTCGCGGCGGCGGGCCGCCGGATCGGTGGCGTTCGGCCTTCTCCTGGTCGCCGCGATCGGCGTCGCAGGCTGGGTCAGATTGTCGCAGAACGACGGGTCCACGGTTCCCGGAATAGTGGTACGCATCGTCCAGCCGAACATCGCGCAGACATTGAAATGGGACCCGGCCGAGCGGGCGCGGAACTTCGAGCGGCTGCTGGAAATGACGGCCGCGAGCCCGGCCGCGGGCGGCCCGGCCCCCACCCACGTGGTCTGGCCGGAAACGGCGGTACCCTTCTTCCTGGAACGGGACGCGGCGGTCCGGCAGGCGATCGGGTCGGTGACCCCGCCCGGGGGCAGCGTGATCACCGGCGCCCCGCGGGTCAGGACGGAGCCGGACGGCACCAACCGGTTCTGGAACAGCCTCCATGCGGTGGACGGCAGCGGCGCGGTGGTCGCCAGCTACGACAAGTTCCACCTGGTGCCGTTCGGCGAGTACATGCCGCTGCGGGGCGTCCTGCCGGTCGCGGCCATCGCGGCCGGATCGACCGACTTCTCCGCGGGGGCCGGCCCGGAGACGCTGGACGTCGCCGGCCTGCCGCCGTTCAGCCCGCTCGTCTGCTACGAGGTGATCTTCCCCGCCGCGGTGAAGAACCCGGAACGGCGGCCGGAATGGCTGCTCAACGTGACGAACGACGCCTGGTACGGCATCAGCGCCGGGCCGCACCAGCACTTCGCCATCGCCCAGGCCCGCGCCGTCGAGGAGGGGCTTCCCATGGTCCGGGCGGCGAACACCGGCATATCCGGGGTCGTCGACGGCTACGGCCGGATCTCGGCCTATCTCGAGTTGGGTACGCGCGGGGTCGTTGACGCGGCGCTGCCGGAAGCGCTTGGGAACACCCCGTATGGTCGAATCGGCGACTGGACATTGGTGTTACTTCTTATGAGTTTTGCCCTCAGCACAACCATCGCTCGACAGACCCCTTGATCGTCGCACATATTTTCGTATGCGCGTGCACAAGAATGCGCTAGTACGTACTATTGAATGCATACACGTGCATGGCTAGTTACAACATTAACATTCAATAGGGGTTTGAGGGCATGCAACCACAGACACGAGGCCGGCGTGGAACCGGCGGGCGGCCCAAGACCGGGAAGCCGAATCCGATCGATGTGCATGTCGGGTCGCGGGTAAGGCTGCGCCGCACTCTCCTCGGCATGAGCCAGGAGAAGCTGGGCGAGGCGATCGGCCTGACGTTCCAGCAGGTCCAGAAATACGAGCGGGGCGCGAACCGGATCGGTGCGAGCCGCCTGTTCGACCTCAGCCGCGTCCTGGACGTCCCGGTTTCGTTCTTCTTCGACGATATGCCGCCCGACTCCAACGCGATCATCCCGGGCGAGCCCGTACACGGCGGTTTCGGCGAGGAGAAGTCGGGTTCGTTCGAGCCCGATCCGATGGCCAAGCGGGAGACCCTGGAACTGGTCCGGGCATACTACCGCATCACCGACCCGCAGGTCCGTAAGCGCTTGTTCGAACTGACCAAGTCGGTCGCCAACGCGGCCAACAACGAAGGCGACTGACCGGCGGCCGGTCTCGCCCTGGCCAAGGTTCCGGCCGGCCCTGCGCAGCCTGGGCCGGCAGCAGGGGCAATGCCGGACGGGCGACCTCGTGAGCTTCCGAAACAATTCCCGCGAATATCCTTGCGGGATAGCCAGTTTGCCGGTTCCGGATCAAGTCACTTGACCCGGATGGTTCGGATTGCGAAAACAGGGATAATGGTCATCACGCCGGTGATGGGCCGATTATCTTCGTATGTCATCAATCCGCAACGTGCCGAGGCAACCTGTGGCTCTACGCAACTACGTCTTCACCAGCGAATCGGTTTCCGAGGGCCATCCCGACAAGGTCTGCGACCGCGTTTCCGACGCCATCGTGGACCTGTTCCTCGGCCATGACCCCTATGCCCGGGTGGCGGTCGAGACCCTGGCGACGACCAACCAGATCGTCCTGGCCGGCGAGGTCCGGGGACCGGACTCGATCACGCCCGACCTGATGGAAAGCGTCGCGCGGCATGCGATCAAGGATATCGGGTACGAGCAGGAAGGCTTCCACTGGGAGAAGGCCGACGTCAAGATCCTGGTGCATGCCCAGTCGGCCGACATCGCGGTCGGCGTCGACGCGGCGGGCAACAAGGACGAGGGGGCCGGCGACCAGGGCATCATGTTCGGCTACGCCTGCCGGGAGACCGAGGCGCTGATGCCGGCGCCGATCTACTTCGCCCACGGCATCCTGAAGAGCCTGGCGGAGGCGCGGCATTCCGGCGCGGCCCCGCAGCTCGGCCCCGACGCCAAGAGCCAGGTCAGCCTGCAGTACGAGAACGGCAAGCCGGTGCGCGCGACCTCGATCGTGGTCTCCACCCAGCATCTGGACGGCCTCGACCAGGCCGAGGTGCGGGAGATCGTCCGGCCGCACGTGATCAACGTCCTGCCGGAAGGCTGGATGTGCGACGAGGAATTCTTCTACGTCAACCCGACCGGCCGCTTCGTGATCGGCGGTCCCGACGGCGACGCCGGCCTGACCGGCCGCAAGATCATCGTCGACACCTACGGCGGCGCGGCGCCCCACGGCGGCGGCGCCTTCTCCGGCAAGGACCCGACCAAGGTCGACCGGTCGGCGGCCTACGCCGCCCGCTACCTCGCCAAGAACGTGGTGGCCGCCGAGCTGGCGGAGCGCTGCACCATCCAGCTGGCCTACGCCATCGGCGTGTCCCGTCCGCTCGCCGTCTATATCGAGACCTACGGGACCGGCCGGGTCGACGAGGACCGGCTGTCCAAGGTCCTGCAGGAACTGGTCAACCTGAGCCCGCGCGGCATCCGCGAGCATCTCGGCCTCAACAAGCCGATCTATGCCCGTACCGCGGCCTATGGCCACTTCGGCCGCGCGCCGGAAGCCGACGGCGGATTCTCCTGGGAGCGCACGGACCTGGTGTCGGACCTGCGGTCGGCCTTTGCCTGATCGTCCTCCCGGTCCGCGCGACGACGCGCCGGCCGACCTGCGGGAGAAAGTCTACGGCCGCCGGCGCGGCCGTAGACTGCGCCTCTACAAGACCGATCTGCTGGAAACGCTGCTGCCCCGGCTGGAGATCGCGTCTCCGGACGGCGGACGGCGCATCGATCCCGTGTCGCTCTTCGCGGTGCCCGACGGTGCCGCAGGGACCGGCATGGGGTCCGGCATCCGGGACGTGTGGCTGGAAATCGGCTTCGGCAGCGGCGAGCACTTGGCCGGCCAAGCCGCGGCACATCCCGACATCGGCATGATCGGCTGCGAGCCCTTCCTCAACGGCGTGGCCAACCTCCTGGAGCACATCGACCAGGGCGGCCAGCGGAACATCCGCATCCTGGCCAACGACGCCCGGCCCCTGATCGATGCCCTGCCCGACGCGTCGATCGGCCGCTGCTTCGTGCTGTTCCCCGATCCCTGGCCCAAGATCCGCCACCACAAGCGCCGCTTCATCGGACCGGAGAACCTGGCCCGCCTGTCGCGCGTGCTGAAGGACGGGGCCGAGCTGCGCATGGCCAGCGACGTCATGGGCGTCGCCATGTGGATGCTGGAGCATGCCTGGCGGCATCCCGACTTCGAGTGGCTCGCCCGGACCGCGGAGGACTGGCGCACCCGGCCCGACGACTGGCCCCAGTCG contains:
- the lnt gene encoding apolipoprotein N-acyltransferase, whose protein sequence is MDDASVRLRGRGGSADDAAAGGAAPREGMLRLAARVSALAGWRRYLAAAAFGGLATLALPPAFAVPVLLLAFPGLLWLLDGAATRRAAFFTGWWFGFGHFLLGLYWISFALLTDIDRFWWMMPFAAAGLPALLAVFVGLATLGLHVLARRLRLGGLARVLAFAMLWTVAEYLRGHVLTGFPWNLIGYSWVGFLPVLQSVAVIGTYGLGLLTVAVAATPALFGDPAESRRRAAGSVAFGLLLVAAIGVAGWVRLSQNDGSTVPGIVVRIVQPNIAQTLKWDPAERARNFERLLEMTAASPAAGGPAPTHVVWPETAVPFFLERDAAVRQAIGSVTPPGGSVITGAPRVRTEPDGTNRFWNSLHAVDGSGAVVASYDKFHLVPFGEYMPLRGVLPVAAIAAGSTDFSAGAGPETLDVAGLPPFSPLVCYEVIFPAAVKNPERRPEWLLNVTNDAWYGISAGPHQHFAIAQARAVEEGLPMVRAANTGISGVVDGYGRISAYLELGTRGVVDAALPEALGNTPYGRIGDWTLVLLLMSFALSTTIARQTP
- a CDS encoding helix-turn-helix domain-containing protein; translation: MQPQTRGRRGTGGRPKTGKPNPIDVHVGSRVRLRRTLLGMSQEKLGEAIGLTFQQVQKYERGANRIGASRLFDLSRVLDVPVSFFFDDMPPDSNAIIPGEPVHGGFGEEKSGSFEPDPMAKRETLELVRAYYRITDPQVRKRLFELTKSVANAANNEGD
- the metK gene encoding methionine adenosyltransferase, with product MALRNYVFTSESVSEGHPDKVCDRVSDAIVDLFLGHDPYARVAVETLATTNQIVLAGEVRGPDSITPDLMESVARHAIKDIGYEQEGFHWEKADVKILVHAQSADIAVGVDAAGNKDEGAGDQGIMFGYACRETEALMPAPIYFAHGILKSLAEARHSGAAPQLGPDAKSQVSLQYENGKPVRATSIVVSTQHLDGLDQAEVREIVRPHVINVLPEGWMCDEEFFYVNPTGRFVIGGPDGDAGLTGRKIIVDTYGGAAPHGGGAFSGKDPTKVDRSAAYAARYLAKNVVAAELAERCTIQLAYAIGVSRPLAVYIETYGTGRVDEDRLSKVLQELVNLSPRGIREHLGLNKPIYARTAAYGHFGRAPEADGGFSWERTDLVSDLRSAFA
- the trmB gene encoding tRNA (guanosine(46)-N7)-methyltransferase TrmB yields the protein MPDRPPGPRDDAPADLREKVYGRRRGRRLRLYKTDLLETLLPRLEIASPDGGRRIDPVSLFAVPDGAAGTGMGSGIRDVWLEIGFGSGEHLAGQAAAHPDIGMIGCEPFLNGVANLLEHIDQGGQRNIRILANDARPLIDALPDASIGRCFVLFPDPWPKIRHHKRRFIGPENLARLSRVLKDGAELRMASDVMGVAMWMLEHAWRHPDFEWLARTAEDWRTRPDDWPQSRYERKGIEAGRKPVFLRFRRKPRG